Within Anopheles nili chromosome 3, idAnoNiliSN_F5_01, whole genome shotgun sequence, the genomic segment GGTACTACGCGACCTCTTCGACGTGGAGACAGAATCTTGAACAGGAGAAGGAGGCGTAGTTCGTGTTGCACATTCCGCCACCATCGGCGACCAAATGGCGTGTCACGCAAGACGCGATCCTGCTTCTGCTGGAGCTGGGCATCATACCACCCTTCCGCGATGCCATCTCCATGTCCTCGTTCTTTTGACGTAAACCATTTCATAAGCACCGGCCCTTTCCGAACCGGCGCACTGCATCGCGTTCGCATCCGCAGCAGACGAACCGCCCTCTACGAACGGCCCTGCAGGTTGTCCAGTTCCAACTGGCTGGTTCGCGGTTGAATAATCCTTCCAGCGCGCCTAAGAATGTGCCATACAAGCAAGCACCCCGGTGCAGTGCGCGCGATGCGTGCGTTTGCCCAGCGATCGAAAAGCTACTCGACCATAATCGACTCACGCGGTTTTCTAACCGGCCAGTCGTCGGTGAAACGCGTGAGTCACTTGGCCTGGTGCGGGACACGATTTATTGAACACGCTCCTCGCACCCTCACACTGGGACGTTTTTGCATGTGCCGCGCTAATGGGTCGTAGTCTTCGTATGTAACTCGTCGTCAGGTGGTCGATCACCTTATCCTCCGTGGGCATTACATAACCTTCTACGGTCCGGACTCCTGAGCATTCCGCGTACGATCGCCGCACTGAAGAAGCTATCCGCATTTGGACAACCGCCTGCGTCATACTGACATACCGTCTTCGTATTTGACCTATTTTCCCGCCAGTTTCCTGGACGACCTTGACCGATTGGGCGCCAAGGACTATCAGCCAACGGAGCAGGACATCCTACGGACACGTGTCAAAACCACCGGCATCGTGGAGGTGCATTTCTCCTTCAAGAACTTAAACTTCAAGTAAGTACCGATCAATGGAGGTTTGTGTGGGACAGATCCTGACGCTGTAGATCTAATACTCTCACGTTCACGTACCTTTCGTCCACAATCAGGCTTTTCGACGTTGGTGGCCAGCGATCGGAGCGAAAGAAGTGGATCCACTGCTTCGAGGACGTTACTGCCATCATCTTTTGCGTGGCCATGTCCGAGTACGATCAAGTGTTACATGAAGATGAAACCACGGTAAGTAAGTCGCACGTGCACAAGAAAAAGGAGCTTTCGTGGGTTTATGTACATCATGTGGAAGAATTCACCCCACGCCGTGGTTGCACTCGCAGCGAGAAACGCGTCTACTGGCGCTTCCCAGCGGGAGATTCTCCAATTTGACGTCAAAATAATCCCTGATCGGCGAAGTACTTCTTGCTGGTGAAATATGTATTCCACATTTTCCGCCACCGTGGCTCCATACTTGTGCCAAACTCGCGAAATATATGCCACTTGCCTGCTATTCAGTCTTGCATTCAAAGTAGGTCACATCGTGTCCGTGCAGTGCCACTTTTAgtcggttttgttttagatctGGCTGTAAAAAAAGGCTGGCATTCCACTGCCAGCCCTGCAGATGACTACACGTACAGAGCCAGGCCAACGGTTGCGTAATGGAAGGACATAttttggttgattttatttcctcgAAATCCAGGAACTGGTTTGCCCTACGCACCCCGAACCTAGCCCTTACGCAAGCGGGCGTTGCTTAAAGCGTGCGCCCCGCAGAAATCCCTTTGACCTGGTTAAGGACGCACTGTTGGGTCGGTACCGGTTTGTGCGAACATTTTGCgtcaaaataaatgcaaaaagaaTCCTTTTGAAATCGAGGTCAAATTGTATTACGAAACTGCTGCCGTGTCGAATCACATCGCTGCGGTGTAATATGGGAATCGAAAAATGCCATGAGTGCAACGTAAGCAACTTCATGTAATAACTGCTAcatttggtttttcttccacagaACCGTATGCAAGAATCGCTGAAGCTGTTCGATTCCATCTGCAACAACAAGTGGTTCACCGATACCTCAATCATTCTATTTCTGAACAAGAAGGATTTGTTCGAGGAGAAAATCCGGAAAAGCCCGCTGACAATCTGCTTCCCGGAGTACACGGGTAGGTTGGCGTGTTGGTAAAATTGGCCGGtcgaaaaataagaaacactATGCACTATGTGCAGCGCATAAAATAGCACTATACAATGTTCACATCctgtttttccctctctctttcccgGAATGTATGTCTCTCGGCTACAGGTGGACAGGAATACGGCGAAGCGGCAGCCTACATTCAGGCGCAGTTCGAGGCTAAAAATAAGTCCACATCAAAGGAAATCTATTGCCACATGACATGTGCAACGGACACTAACAACATCCAGTTCGTGTTCGATGCCGTCACCGACGTTATCATCGCGAACAACCTGCGCGGATGTGGTCTGTACTAAACAACCCCGGGTCACGTCTCTCCCGAGCACGTCCACCACTGGATGCTGTACATCGAACGGTCCGTGAAGATTGATTGCATTAGGAGCTGGTGAAACGGATTGACCACCGGGGTTCTCGTACCGGCCGCTGCCACCCAAGGCACGTTGTTGTAGaggagcgtttttttgtttgttttatttatttgatattgttttgttttacgaggCTCACCATTCACCGGCGTAGGAGGCAAAGTATTTGTTTCTTCATATGTTTTCTTATTACCGTGCTGGTTTCCAAGCGCTTGTGGTGATTGGTTTTTGGAGCTTTCAATTGATACATTCTATGCCACGTTTCCGCATCAACCGATGTCATATCGATATCCTGCTAAACACTCTGGCAGTGTTTGGGGGcatcacaaacaaacaaaaaagttaggaagaggaagaaacaGTGAACAATAGCATAAACCACTAGGTCCGCAGGGAGAGAAGCAATTGTGAGGATTACAATGTGTTCAATCAAACCGTAGTAGTATCGTACTGTTGGCAGACTAGTATGTGGACAGCGTTTGTCGATCTTGGTTTTCCACTGCAATCATGTCTAATCGTGGAAAGGTGCGAACCGACGTACGAGTAAACTACCAGGCGCGCAAATCAGCTACGCGCACTGTCGGCGCCAGTAGTGTATATGATCACCTTTCGTCGTATCGTTTAATAGTTTTGGTACGAAATCACCTACTGGTCATTGGAGGACAAAAGTTTAAAACATAGTAAAAAGCATGCGAACATTGCCAACGAGATACCATGTGCGCATGCTCTAGTATTAATCTGAACAATTTTCCACATTCAAACTGCGCGAGCAATCACAACCAGAGTGAACCCGTAGCGTATGTCATCTCACTGGGTGGTGGATTTGAGAGGCTATGCTCGAATGTGTGAAGTCACTGTTTCGTTCAGTGATTGTTCGATCACTGGATTGTGCGCCGCAAAAAGGAAAGTTCTCTCAAAGCTTCCTATCGTTTATCATCTAAATGCTGCACAATTTAATGTTGCTACAGCTAACGTTGTTTCCCTTTATCCCTCCTCCATCAGAAGCAATCAAAATCGATTGAATCGAAGAAAGCACATGcggcaaaacagcaaaaggtATTGTATAGCGTGGATTAATCAAGCCGCTTAAATAACGCACAACATACGGTTTGGGTTATAATTCGAACGCACAACCTGCGAAATAAACGCGCACACGTATGAAGTAAATACAACAAGGCCTCTTACGAACGCTCCGGCTAAGATAGGCACACATTGAAGCTAATTTTATGCTACCGATGGAGTACATTTTCACAGAAGTTTACTTTATGATAGCACAATCGGTCCTTTTGGTGCCGATCAGTTTCCGTTTTCGTTCTATTTGCCTCACAGGCAATGTAGCAGCTGCGGTACACTCTGAAACACGAAACGAGTAAATGTTGGCGGTTAAATCCGTGCGATTAGTGGTAGGCAAGCATACattgcatattttttgttgttacgttttgtttttggctgtagatgaaaatgaacgcgcgatagagagaaaaagatgGGAATggaatatttattattattactatatTTAATATTACTATAATTATTCTTATAAGTGTGTGAGGGAAGGAACTGCAGCTTGATTCGATTGCTGTGGCATGCGTAGTACTACTGCAAAGCATGCACATTCTTATACCCGCCAATCTTGGTGGATTAATGCCAGGCAAAAATGCCTATTCAAACCACCTCGGCGACACAGATCTAAATTGCTTCGGACGATCGCAATGGAACGCACAAATCAtagcagaaataaaacgaggcaaagtggaaaatgcatcccaaaGTTGAGCAAGGTTGGTTAGTGACTTGGTCTCAACAGGACTAAAGTACCACCTAGGGTAGCGAGCGTTTCGAAACACGTGTAAAATTCGTCACCCTAGCAATATCAATctattgctgttgctggcaaCCGGACGACAGGATGAAGAAATGCGGGTGACAAACACTATTCTGTTTATCTACATTCCTTAACGTGGGTATTTCTTAACGTTTATTTGCTATATTTTCCTCGAACACCTACTAGACGAGTCCGCGTTTGTTCTCACTGCAATTGTTCGAGTCTGAGTACCACTCCGGGACTTTTTCCACCTAACTGTCTCCCAAAGCCAGCATACGAATAGGTGCTTTAACCACTCTCATCCTGATTAAGCAACTGTGCGCCGTACAGCTACTATGCGAGTTACTTTGCACAGGAAACACATTCGATGGCACTGTGGTGTTGGAAAATGATAGGCCCATCATTTCACAACCGAAAGATGGGCGTTTGCACCGTTTGCCGCCGTACTCGCGTATATCTTCTGCCAACGCAGCTTTGTGCCAACACGAATCGACGATCGATGTTTTTCTCCGTCTTTGCTACAATTTagaaagtttttgttttctcgcggTTGTGAAGACACCAGGTAGAAGGTTGAGCGCAGACTGCACGTTTTCAGCGCAGGTCCTAACGACCacgtttcggttcgtttcttGTTTCCTGCCGAACTGCATCCCTGCAGCGTGCGCCATCACTAGGAtggtggaaaagagaaagagagggaaaaggTGTTCGACAATCCGACGGTATCAGATTTGTGTATTTGAAATGCAAGAAATGCTATATATGTTTATCAATTTACATCCATTCAACAATCTTTAGTATAGTACAAAGCTGTAAGCACCCTCTTCGTTTTAGATATTTTCACCAGATCGATACAATGTAGCTTTTACGTACATCTGGTGCAGCAGAGCAGTAATTTTTTGGCCCAATTGGAATTTAGAGCTGCAGATAGCAAACAAATCTTTATATGTATCATCACCGTCGTACTTGAGTTACGTACGGCATGTTCTAGTCCATGGAAAGCGATaaattggaagaaaaagaaaaaatcgatcaaaagtGCACCAACTCTCAATCGCTTGTTGCCACGTGAGCTGAAGACGCGCATGaccaaacaataaaaaatactaaaaaGTAATACTTCATCTACAAAACGCGATGCAATGCCATTCGGGTAAGCACGATCTTGGGGTTTGAAGAGAACCTTATAACTGGGACGTACCGCAGAGAAGTAGAAGAGCAGTATCTAAGTatgaacaaaaatgaaacattctaCTTCTATTTTTGAtataaatcatttttaatattttttctacTCCTATAAAAACATGCtacaaagaaaaaccaaacgcaacaCTCGATAAAAtgggcacatacacacgaaagAAGgcataaacacacgcacatcacACTACAAGTACACAAAACTTACCCAAAAGAAGCGAATGTTCTCATAACGGTTATGTAAACATAATATTATGTATTTAGAGATACTtgaagaacgaacgaactaGAGCAAGAGCACCCAAGTTaggtgtgaaaatgaaaagatgCTCATTCCCCATTTTCGGAAAAGGCTCCAGTGTGTTACAGTTTCTCTCTTCTGCTATCTTTAAAATAGTGCAAACAATACTCGAGAGTGTATATTGAACTGCACTATTGGATTAGAagcaaaattttgaattttcgcTCTCCTGCAACGAGTGAAATgttattttgcaaaaaaagctcTCGATAGTACATCGATACATTGATCGATTTTCCCGCTACCTCTTATTGGCATTCTGCTGGAAAGGTTGCTGAAATCTATCTAAAAGATAACTTTAAAGCATTTGAATCGCTCCTCTGGTACAGGTGCACAGATGACATGAAAATAAGGAAGAAACAAATGTGCGTACCAATGTGACATCGTTTCaaagttataaaataaaatctgcGTCAAGCTTTAGTTGGAACTACAGAGCAACTATCATTGGAAGTAAAAAAGTAGACATAAACAAGCGGAATGCATGCAGAATAAACACTGGCATTAGATGGTGTAGCAGAGTAATGGGCAGCTcgagagagggaaaaactaCAGAGAAGTAAACTTATATCCGCTTTTGAATACAAGAATAAGTATCTTTTTTGAGATGGAATAACCAGAAGGAGAAAGCATTCACACAAGAAATAATATAAACAAATACTATAATATTCGACGAATAAAAATAGAAGGTGAAACAAAGTCGGACACATGATGGAAGCAAGCAAACTGCAGAAGGAACAGCAACTACCTTAGGAAGAAATTGGAAAGAATAAAAGTTAATaagaaagtaacaaaaaactaccaaaacctaaaaaacaaatgcaacaaaaaaacaaaagataaacCTAAACAAACTAGATTAGATCGTtacgagagaagaaaacaaaaataggggagaaagcaaaaaacagaTGCTTGAAGCCAAACAGCAAAGCATCAATAGTGTATACACATTTCTCatgaagaaaatcaataaGAAATCAAAACATGTGAACCGACGTATGCATCTCGATCGCTCTTAGGTATAACGTTTCCATCACACAAAATCGAAGCTAATTGAATGATGGGTAATGGTTTAGGTGGAATGGAGTATCAGCGAACTTGAACAATTCGATTCCGGAAGTAAATCAGTAGAGACAAACAGATTAAGCAGTTCTCGCATGGCGCGGCATCGTTCAAAATATTTGGTATATAATTAATAGAATCATTCGAAGTTACAAACTCGTAATCGGTATCGTAAACGGGCTTGGTCACTTCCAATAGCAAACTCTACATACCAACACAACCGGCGTTCTTCTTTTCTGGATATCGACTCTGAGAGACGATGACCAGAAAGGATTCGTCGCGCTTTCATCATTTTGCTTATATCGCGcaaaaaattgcatcattCGCTTCTCTGCACACCAACCGACTCATACAAAGTGGCAAATCTTTGATTCGAATACTGgccaaaaaataatcaatggTCAAGTCGaatggaagaaagcaaaacgcaaaTCTCGGGAAGTATTGAGGGAAGCGAAATTGAGGactaaaaatgataaaacccGGTtccaacatcaaacaaatgcATACACACCCATTTACAAACATAATACTAGAGtcagaaaacgaaaaaaaagaacaaggacaGTAAAACTCGATTGTAGCTATATAGCAGAAAACACATAataaggaaaatgaaaaaccaaaaaaatatatatgaatAACAAAACTATTAGAAACTGTAAAATGAACAAAGGGCAAAACGGAAAATAGAAACGTGCGTAACGCAAAAGATCGACGTAAACGAAATACCAACCAGCTAACATACAAGACggaaaagaattaaaaaatggtaataaaaCAAGGCGAAAAGCATTACATTGGGAGAAAGTGAAGGGATAGATGCAACAAACTTGTAGTAGAGAGACACCATCTGCTAGCGAAGAATGGCTATAATATCGACATCCTTTGGTATAAAGAACCACCGGGAGGGCTTATCATCGCGGACGAGGATTTAAACAGGAGGACACAACATCGTTGGGTTGACTTAGCTTGGAGTACTAGTAAATACAGAcaccgaaaccaaaaaaagaacaaatatgCTAGTTTGCGGCACCCCTTCGAACCCCATCACGAACTCTTTCTCTGGTGGCATACAACGTACATCACATTATAGTATAGGCTGGTGACGCGTGCAAGTTACACACGAGCACGAGCAGACCGGCAAGAAATGAGGAatggttaaaaaaacatacaaaagtaAACCAAACATATATTTAACTTAATGTGTATGTAATTTTATGTGTGATGTAAAAATCGGAGAAATAAATGCGTTTTAGCCACTAAAgtcataagaaaaaaatccgcaacatattgtattgttttttctCATCGCCCAGAAGAACATCCAAGCCTTTTCATTTTATCCACTACTGACactaatatattttattatagaTTACATACAAATGACTTTGGATTGCTGTACTGGTTATGTCAACTTTCAGCATTTCTGAGCAAAAGtacttttccttttctgcaCGTTTCACATAACTGAAACAcaggaaaaacacaatcaaTCGTGGGTAAAATTGAGTGGAATTAAAAAAGAACGATATAGAATACCTAGCACTCGGCTATAGGGTGTTCCATTAACAATTTTCTTGCACTCGACTCGTAGCATAGTTCCGAAGGTCCAAAATGCACTGGGGTTGcattgctactaagtagattTCGCCTTATTAGGCcttgtaaaaattaaacagtTCCGCTTGTTCATCTATCCTTTCCTTCGGTGCCTTCAACAATGGAACAGGAACTCCCAATTGAAACACCCTATAGTCTACCATATCGAGAAGTATTCTTGTATATTGTAACGAGATAATAATAACTATGGATTTCTTGCTTCATACACTGTCCTACACGAATAGGTTGAACTTAGAATCTTTTGAGTAAAATTCTAAACCAAATATACGATTGCTCCTATTCATGTCCGAAGACCACATCTATTACTAATGCTTCGTGATGTGATCAATgcaattgtgtttttttgttccttatCATAATTCTAATGCTTCAAATCACATAAAATGGAGAAACCACTGAACGGAGCGTCCAAGACGGTTGGCTCGGTTGGTGGTAGAAACGAATCAACTCTGTACCCTTAGCTATACACACGACGTTTGTTCGCCTCCCAGAAACAACACCAGAACGCACAATGTACGATCTATTCGTCGATTGTTTCTAGTGGGACTAAAGATGGAACATCCGACGTTCCGCTTCTCACCTCTGGTCCAGTAATATCTGATTCATCCTGTCTATCTACGTCTTCGCATATCAACACTTCCTGGTCCGGTGCAGCGATGGTCGGTTGTGTGGTTGCTGATGGCGTTCCTGGAGATACTTTGGTCGTCAGCAACGCTCGTAACTGCTAGAACCGCTTTCAGTTCTCGGTAAAGTATGGATGCGACATTGCCTGTTCAGCGCTGAGTCTCAACAATGGACGGCAGACTAGGAGTTTTTGTAACAAATCCCGACCTTTCGAGTTAAGCCGCGGTACCACCTGACTCCAGGATGTTGTGGGAGGATACACTGTTGAAAAGAGGTATTCAAATGAGTCCCATTGACATTAAGCGCTAGTACAAAAATACCTACATGGGAAAGGTTTGTAATCCGACAGTTGTGTGAGGCCGGGCCAGTTTTCTTCCTCCGGAGTACCGAGGAGTTTGAATATCCGTTTCAGCTGATCATCAACGTCCGAACCGGGGAAAAGAGGTCGCCCGGCGTTGGCCAGCTCCGCGAAAATGCACCCGGCTGACCACATGTCGATGCTGGTTGTGTACAGTTTGGCACCGAAGAGAACGTCCGGAGGACGATACCACAATGTGACTACCTCGGCCGAATAGCATTTCACTGGGATGCCGAAAGCACGTGCTAGCCCGAAATCAGCTAGCTTCAGCTCGCCGTTCTTGTTGATTAGCAGATTCTGTGGCTtaaggtcccggtgcagcacGTTGTGGCTGTGGCAGAAGGCTAGGCCGCGTAGCAGTTGGTACATAAAgcttttcaccacgtctgggTCGATCTCGCCATTCAGACTGTCAAAATACTTCTTAAGATCCTGGTCACAGTGCTCAAAAACGAGCGTTAACTTTTTGTCCGAATGCAACACGTCGTACAAGCGGACaatgtttttgtgtttcagcTCCTTCAGAAGGCATATTTCTCGCAACGCCGAACTCGGCACAccttcgtcgtcctcgtccagCCGGACGCGTTTTAACGCGACGATTTCTAAAGTGTCACGGTTCTTTCCCTTGAACACCGTCCCATAGGTACCTTCACCTATTTTTTCCAACTTTTCGTACTTCTGCATACTGGAATGGTGCCGATGCCCTCAAGGCGATATGTTTCTCTGATAATAAACACTATTTTGCACAAATTAGAGAACGACTTTACCTTCGTTCTATCTTATGTAGAGTAGAAAGCACTGTTTATGACAGAGAAACGATTGTTTTGCTCATAGAGATAGTCGAAGGTATACAATTTGCCCTGTAAAACAAAGTACTCGTAGCGCACGTTGCATTCAACGATTTGCTCCAAATTACTGATGTTGAAAACAATCGCGATTTGCTGTATGATAGCTGAAATGAGTAAACAATGATGCAAAAACGTAACCATTCTCAGTAACACTGACACAAGTTGAACAGTGGAATACCAACCTTGTTTGATGTTTAATTACGGTTTGCTCTCACTTGTCCACTGCAACAGTACAGCCACCTTGCACctaaaattttcataaaaacatTTACAAGTCCCTGCCAACATTAGCATCAACAAAACAATTCTTCTCTCACACCCACCCGCTCTTATTTGAGCATGTCAAATGTCAGATGTGGGTCTAAATCGCcggattcaaaaaaaaaat encodes:
- the LOC128727853 gene encoding G protein alpha o subunit isoform X3, whose product is MGCAQSAEERAAAARSRLIERNLKEDGIQAAKDIKLLLLGAGESGKSTIVKQMKIIHESGFTSEDFKQYRPVVYSNTIQSLVAILRAMPNLSIAFGNNERECDAKMVFDVVQRMHDTEPFSEDLLLAMKRLWSDSGVQECFCRSNEYQLNDSAKYFLDDLDRLGAKDYQPTEQDILRTRVKTTGIVEVHFSFKNLNFKLFDVGGQRSERKKWIHCFEDVTAIIFCVAMSEYDQVLHEDETTNRMQESLKLFDSICNNKWFTDTSIILFLNKKDLFEEKIRKSPLTICFPEYTGGQEYGEAAAYIQAQFEAKNKSTSKEIYCHMTCATDTNNIQFVFDAVTDVIIANNLRGCGLY
- the LOC128722615 gene encoding cyclin-dependent kinase 5 homolog, with amino-acid sequence MQKYEKLEKIGEGTYGTVFKGKNRDTLEIVALKRVRLDEDDEGVPSSALREICLLKELKHKNIVRLYDVLHSDKKLTLVFEHCDQDLKKYFDSLNGEIDPDVVKSFMYQLLRGLAFCHSHNVLHRDLKPQNLLINKNGELKLADFGLARAFGIPVKCYSAEVVTLWYRPPDVLFGAKLYTTSIDMWSAGCIFAELANAGRPLFPGSDVDDQLKRIFKLLGTPEEENWPGLTQLSDYKPFPLYPPTTSWSQVVPRLNSKGRDLLQKLLVCRPLLRLSAEQAMSHPYFTEN
- the LOC128727853 gene encoding G protein alpha o subunit isoform X1; this encodes MGCAQSAEERAAAARSRLIERNLKEDGIQAAKDIKLLLLGAGESGKSTIVKQMKIIHESGFTSEDFKQYRPVVYSNTIQSLVAILRAMPNLSIAFGNNEREVSGDNANHIFTPISTIGIGPFSEDLLLAMKRLWSDSGVQECFCRSNEYQLNDSAKYFLDDLDRLGAKDYQPTEQDILRTRVKTTGIVEVHFSFKNLNFKLFDVGGQRSERKKWIHCFEDVTAIIFCVAMSEYDQVLHEDETTNRMQESLKLFDSICNNKWFTDTSIILFLNKKDLFEEKIRKSPLTICFPEYTGGQEYGEAAAYIQAQFEAKNKSTSKEIYCHMTCATDTNNIQFVFDAVTDVIIANNLRGCGLY
- the LOC128727853 gene encoding guanine nucleotide-binding protein G(o) subunit alpha isoform X2, which translates into the protein MGCTSSAEERAAIARSKQIERNLKEDGIQAAKDIKLLLLGAGESGKSTIVKQMKIIHESGFTSEDFKQYRPVVYSNTIQSLVAILRAMPNLSIAFGNNEREVSGDNANHIFTPISTIGIGPFSEDLLLAMKRLWSDSGVQECFCRSNEYQLNDSAKYFLDDLDRLGAKDYQPTEQDILRTRVKTTGIVEVHFSFKNLNFKLFDVGGQRSERKKWIHCFEDVTAIIFCVAMSEYDQVLHEDETTNRMQESLKLFDSICNNKWFTDTSIILFLNKKDLFEEKIRKSPLTICFPEYTGGQEYGEAAAYIQAQFEAKNKSTSKEIYCHMTCATDTNNIQFVFDAVTDVIIANNLRGCGLY
- the LOC128727853 gene encoding G protein alpha o subunit isoform X4 — protein: MGCAQSAEERAAAARSRLIERNLKEDGIQAAKDIKLLLLGAGESGKSTIVKQMKIIHESGFTSEDFKQYRPVVYSNTIQSLVAILRAMPNLSIAFGNNERECDAKMVFDVVQRMHDTEPFSEDLLLAMKRLFLDDLDRLGAKDYQPTEQDILRTRVKTTGIVEVHFSFKNLNFKLFDVGGQRSERKKWIHCFEDVTAIIFCVAMSEYDQVLHEDETTNRMQESLKLFDSICNNKWFTDTSIILFLNKKDLFEEKIRKSPLTICFPEYTGGQEYGEAAAYIQAQFEAKNKSTSKEIYCHMTCATDTNNIQFVFDAVTDVIIANNLRGCGLY